The following coding sequences lie in one Oscillospiraceae bacterium genomic window:
- a CDS encoding cation-translocating P-type ATPase has translation MSYYQQNKEEVLKELDSASSGLNFKEVEKRLLSHGKNKLAEPKKTSIIVRFLQQLANPMIIVLLIAAVLSGVTSAYAGESMADVFIILFVVILNSVLGVVQESKAEEAIEALKTMTASTSKVLRDGKLAVIKSEDLVPGDIIHLEAGDSVPADARILECASMKVEEAALTGESVPSEKTDDMLGSGDVPLGDRRNMVYMGSTVVYGRGVAVVCDTGMNTEMGKIADALTKAKDEATPLQVKLSGLSRILTWLVLGICVVIFAAGILKAGAFSTEVVLNTFMLAVSLAVAAIPEGLAAVVTIVLSIGVTKMAKRNAVIRRLTAVETLGCTQVICSDKTGTLTQNKMTVVKAESADTAKLATAMCLCTDAEFDEEAKTAVGEPTECALVNYAHTLSLNKNELKKTEPRVGEAPFDSMRKMMSTVHTTQNGFIQYTKGAPDEIIKRCTHILTKEGVVALTDAEREELRRVNKAMADNALRVLAAAYRDLSQKPEHFSPETLERDMVFLGLCGMIDPIRPEVKAAVEECREAGINVIMITGDHIDTAVAIAKDLGILLDASQAVLGQALDGMSDEELDRQIEHYHIYARVQPEHKVRIVNAWKRKGKITAMTGDGVNDAPSIKSADIGIGMGITGTDVTKNVADMILADDNFATIVAAVEEGRRIYANIRRAIQFLLSSNLSEVLGIFIATMLGFTLLKPIHILWINLITDSLPALALGMEHGEADTMRQKPRDAKAGIFSGGIGPDVLYQGVFVTILLLAAYFIGHRIESGVWEIANSPDGMTMAFLTMSMAEIFHSFNLRSRRGSIFTVKRQNIWLWGAAVGALLLTTAVIYIPFLSVTFGFASISLAEYAIALGLAFAIIPMVELVKMFQRIFSKRKK, from the coding sequence ATGTCATATTATCAGCAAAATAAAGAAGAAGTTTTAAAAGAACTTGATTCAGCCTCTTCCGGCCTCAATTTTAAAGAGGTCGAAAAACGACTGCTCTCTCACGGAAAAAATAAGCTGGCAGAGCCGAAAAAAACAAGCATTATCGTCCGGTTTCTGCAGCAGCTCGCGAACCCGATGATCATCGTCTTGTTGATTGCGGCGGTTCTGTCGGGCGTCACTTCGGCTTACGCGGGCGAGTCGATGGCCGATGTTTTTATCATTTTATTTGTCGTCATTTTAAATTCGGTGCTCGGGGTTGTGCAGGAAAGCAAAGCCGAAGAGGCCATTGAGGCTCTCAAGACCATGACTGCATCCACTTCAAAGGTGCTGCGTGATGGGAAACTCGCTGTTATCAAAAGCGAAGATCTCGTCCCCGGCGATATCATTCATCTCGAAGCCGGCGATTCGGTTCCGGCAGACGCGCGTATCCTCGAATGCGCCTCGATGAAAGTCGAGGAAGCGGCGCTGACCGGTGAATCCGTTCCTTCAGAAAAGACGGATGATATGCTCGGCAGCGGCGATGTCCCGCTCGGCGACCGCCGAAACATGGTCTATATGGGCAGTACCGTAGTCTACGGCCGCGGTGTCGCGGTCGTCTGCGACACGGGAATGAATACCGAGATGGGCAAGATCGCCGACGCACTGACCAAGGCAAAAGACGAAGCGACCCCGCTACAGGTTAAGCTTTCAGGCCTCTCTAGGATTCTTACCTGGCTTGTTCTCGGCATCTGCGTGGTCATCTTTGCCGCCGGTATTTTAAAAGCGGGCGCATTTTCGACCGAAGTTGTGCTGAATACTTTCATGCTCGCTGTCAGCCTGGCGGTCGCCGCGATTCCGGAAGGCCTTGCCGCCGTCGTCACCATCGTGCTCTCGATCGGCGTGACCAAAATGGCAAAACGAAATGCCGTCATCCGCCGTCTGACCGCCGTGGAGACCCTCGGCTGCACGCAGGTCATCTGCTCAGACAAAACCGGCACACTGACTCAGAACAAGATGACAGTCGTCAAAGCTGAGAGCGCCGATACCGCAAAACTCGCAACCGCGATGTGCCTGTGTACCGACGCGGAGTTCGACGAAGAAGCCAAAACCGCCGTCGGCGAACCGACCGAATGCGCACTGGTCAACTACGCCCACACTCTTTCTCTTAATAAAAACGAACTCAAAAAGACCGAGCCGCGCGTGGGTGAAGCGCCGTTTGACTCAATGCGTAAAATGATGTCTACGGTGCACACAACACAAAATGGATTTATTCAATATACCAAAGGCGCGCCTGACGAGATTATCAAGCGCTGTACGCATATTCTGACCAAAGAAGGCGTCGTCGCTCTCACCGATGCCGAGCGGGAAGAATTGCGCCGGGTTAACAAGGCCATGGCGGACAATGCCCTGCGCGTGCTTGCGGCGGCTTATAGAGATTTATCCCAAAAGCCGGAGCACTTCTCCCCGGAAACACTGGAGCGCGATATGGTCTTTCTCGGCCTCTGCGGGATGATCGACCCGATCCGCCCGGAGGTAAAAGCGGCGGTTGAAGAGTGCCGTGAAGCCGGCATCAACGTCATCATGATCACCGGCGACCACATCGACACCGCAGTCGCCATTGCCAAAGACCTCGGCATTTTGCTTGATGCCTCTCAAGCTGTTTTGGGTCAAGCGCTCGACGGTATGTCCGACGAAGAACTCGACCGGCAAATTGAACATTATCACATCTACGCCCGCGTCCAACCAGAACATAAAGTGCGCATCGTCAACGCCTGGAAACGCAAAGGCAAGATCACGGCCATGACCGGAGACGGTGTCAACGATGCGCCGAGTATTAAATCCGCCGACATCGGCATCGGCATGGGCATCACGGGCACCGACGTCACCAAAAATGTCGCCGATATGATCTTAGCCGACGACAATTTTGCCACCATTGTTGCCGCCGTGGAGGAGGGGCGCAGAATCTACGCCAATATCCGCAGGGCCATTCAGTTTCTGCTCTCGTCCAACCTCAGTGAGGTTCTCGGCATCTTCATTGCGACCATGCTCGGGTTCACCTTGCTCAAGCCCATTCACATTCTTTGGATTAATCTCATCACTGACAGTCTGCCCGCACTGGCGCTCGGAATGGAGCACGGCGAGGCCGATACCATGCGGCAAAAACCCCGCGATGCTAAGGCGGGAATCTTCTCCGGCGGCATCGGCCCGGACGTCCTCTATCAGGGGGTTTTTGTAACGATCCTGCTGCTTGCGGCCTACTTCATCGGCCACCGCATCGAATCGGGGGTCTGGGAGATCGCGAACAGCCCCGACGGCATGACCATGGCGTTTTTGACCATGTCGATGGCCGAGATCTTCCACTCGTTTAACCTGCGCTCGCGGCGAGGTTCGATTTTCACCGTCAAACGCCAAAATATCTGGCTTTGGGGCGCTGCCGTCGGCGCACTGCTGTTGACGACCGCTGTCATTTATATCCCCTTCTTATCCGTCACCTTCGGATTTGCGTCCATCTCCCTCGCCGAATACGCCATCGCCCTTGGCCTTGCCTTTGCCATTATCCCGATGGTGGAGTTGGTAAAGATGTTTCAAAGAATATTCTCAAAAAGGAAGAAATAA